The proteins below are encoded in one region of Flavobacterium nackdongense:
- a CDS encoding DUF1572 family protein, with protein sequence MEVNNSYLESVKKQFLYYKTLGEKAMDQLEPEQLFVSINEDTNSIATIVKHLSGNMLSRWTNFLNTDGEKEWRNRDAEFVDTNKTKDELLATWNKGWDCFLDALNGLKSEQLSTIIYIRNEGHTVIEAINRQLAHYPYHIGQIVFYAKMLKKSEWTSLSIPKNKSNSYNSEKFSKEKSIQHFTDEELNKLK encoded by the coding sequence ATGGAAGTGAACAACTCCTATTTAGAAAGCGTAAAAAAGCAATTTCTCTATTATAAAACGTTGGGAGAAAAAGCGATGGATCAACTCGAACCAGAACAACTTTTTGTTTCGATAAACGAAGACACCAATAGCATTGCCACAATTGTGAAGCATCTTTCGGGAAATATGCTTTCGCGTTGGACTAATTTTCTAAATACGGATGGTGAGAAAGAATGGAGAAATCGTGACGCTGAATTTGTTGACACCAACAAAACAAAAGACGAATTATTGGCAACTTGGAACAAAGGTTGGGATTGCTTTTTGGATGCTTTGAATGGATTAAAATCCGAACAACTTTCTACTATTATTTATATCCGAAATGAGGGACATACCGTAATTGAAGCAATAAATCGCCAATTGGCCCATTATCCCTATCATATTGGACAAATTGTCTTCTATGCCAAAATGTTGAAGAAAAGCGAATGGACAAGCTTGTCTATTCCAAAAAACAAATCGAATAGTTACAACTCAGAAAAATTTTCTAAAGAAAAAAGTATTCAGCATTTTACCGACGAAGAGTTGAATAAATTAAAATAA
- a CDS encoding class I SAM-dependent methyltransferase, with protein MLDSYQQQGSDSELAKQTTNDKPSTKNWFASWFDTPYYHILYKERNYREAQIFMDNLTHYLNLPEKAKVLDLACGKGRHSIYLNQLGYEVVGADLSENSIAEASKNQNKTLQFQVHDMRDVFEDKFDAIFNLFTSFGYFENDDDNLTTLKAMKASLTEHGFAVIDFMNVNQVINTIVPEEIKTVDGIDFHIKRYLSEGHIYKEIDFEDQGEKFHFTEKVKALTLKDFEEMMEEAGIFLLDIFGDYKLKKFHKTDSERLIMIFK; from the coding sequence ATGTTAGATTCCTACCAACAACAAGGCAGCGATAGCGAACTGGCGAAGCAAACCACCAACGATAAACCATCTACCAAAAACTGGTTTGCCTCTTGGTTTGACACTCCCTATTATCATATTCTTTATAAAGAAAGAAACTATAGAGAAGCTCAGATTTTTATGGACAATTTGACCCATTATCTCAATCTTCCAGAGAAAGCGAAAGTACTCGATTTAGCTTGTGGCAAAGGACGACATTCCATCTATTTGAATCAATTGGGGTATGAAGTTGTGGGTGCTGATTTGTCTGAAAACAGTATAGCCGAAGCCAGCAAAAACCAAAATAAAACGCTACAATTCCAAGTTCACGATATGCGCGATGTTTTTGAGGATAAATTTGATGCTATTTTCAATTTGTTTACTAGTTTTGGTTATTTCGAAAATGACGACGACAACCTGACCACGCTCAAGGCGATGAAGGCGAGTTTGACCGAACACGGTTTTGCTGTCATAGACTTTATGAATGTGAATCAAGTGATTAATACTATTGTTCCTGAAGAAATAAAAACGGTCGATGGAATTGACTTTCACATCAAACGATATCTGAGCGAGGGGCATATTTATAAAGAAATCGATTTTGAAGATCAAGGCGAAAAATTCCATTTTACCGAGAAAGTGAAAGCCTTAACACTAAAGGATTTCGAAGAAATGATGGAAGAAGCCGGAATTTTCCTTTTGGATATTTTTGGAGATTACAAACTCAAAAAATTTCATAAAACCGATAGCGAACGATTGATAATGATATTCAAGTAA
- a CDS encoding pentapeptide repeat-containing protein: MENLLYTNHTFEKLAFIDQRVNNREFEDCVFKNCDFSNSDFSNNTFMDCQFIDCNLSMTQLVGTSLKTVDFKNCKLMGIQFHTCTDFLFNVRFQDCVLDYSSFANKKMPKTKFYACSMKEVSFIGTNLTNASFENCNLDNAIFNDTQLAGADFRKAYHYKIDPEFNPMKKAQFSTQGIVGLLDKYDIKIE; the protein is encoded by the coding sequence ATGGAAAATCTACTGTACACGAATCATACCTTTGAAAAACTAGCTTTTATTGACCAAAGAGTCAACAATCGGGAGTTTGAAGATTGCGTTTTCAAGAACTGTGATTTCTCGAATAGTGATTTTTCGAACAACACTTTTATGGATTGCCAGTTTATCGATTGTAACTTATCGATGACACAATTGGTCGGGACGAGTTTGAAAACGGTTGATTTTAAAAATTGTAAATTAATGGGAATTCAATTCCACACTTGCACGGATTTCCTATTCAATGTGCGTTTTCAGGATTGCGTTTTGGATTATTCGTCTTTTGCCAACAAGAAAATGCCGAAAACCAAGTTCTACGCTTGTTCGATGAAAGAGGTTTCGTTTATAGGAACGAATCTCACCAATGCAAGTTTCGAAAATTGTAATTTGGACAATGCTATTTTCAATGATACCCAATTGGCCGGAGCTGATTTTAGAAAAGCGTACCATTATAAAATCGATCCTGAATTCAATCCGATGAAAAAGGCCCAGTTTTCGACACAAGGCATTGTTGGACTTTTGGATAAATATGATATTAAAATAGAGTGA
- a CDS encoding TerC family protein, producing the protein MEVFLNPDAWIALLTLTFLEIILGIDNIIFISIVTGKLPPEKRKRATKIGMFLAMFMRIALLFGISFLIQMKKPWFFIDFSWFSAGVTGQSLILLLGGLFLIYKSTKEIHEKVDVKGEEEKEIKKTAAKSFQGVLLQIIMIDLVFSFDSILTAVGMTNGVEGALYIMVAAVIISVLIMMQFAVPVGAFVNKHPSIQILGLSFLILIGFMLITESAHLSNALVFGSHVTPVQKGYLYFAISFSLLVEVLNMKVDKKKKQ; encoded by the coding sequence ATGGAAGTATTTTTAAATCCAGATGCTTGGATAGCGCTGTTAACATTGACTTTTCTGGAAATCATTCTGGGTATTGACAATATCATTTTCATATCGATTGTAACAGGAAAATTGCCTCCCGAAAAGAGAAAACGTGCCACAAAAATTGGAATGTTTTTGGCTATGTTTATGCGAATTGCCCTCTTGTTTGGCATTAGTTTCTTGATCCAAATGAAAAAACCTTGGTTTTTTATTGATTTCAGCTGGTTTTCGGCTGGAGTGACCGGACAAAGCCTTATCCTTTTGCTAGGTGGATTGTTTTTAATTTATAAAAGTACCAAGGAAATCCACGAAAAGGTGGATGTAAAAGGCGAAGAAGAAAAGGAAATCAAAAAAACGGCTGCAAAATCTTTTCAGGGTGTACTACTGCAAATTATTATGATCGATTTAGTTTTTTCGTTTGATAGTATTCTCACCGCGGTTGGGATGACCAACGGAGTCGAAGGTGCGCTTTATATTATGGTTGCGGCAGTTATTATTTCGGTTTTAATTATGATGCAATTTGCTGTCCCTGTTGGCGCGTTTGTCAACAAACATCCATCGATTCAAATTCTGGGATTGTCCTTTTTAATTCTTATAGGCTTTATGCTCATCACCGAAAGCGCTCATTTATCGAATGCCCTAGTTTTTGGTAGTCACGTGACTCCAGTGCAAAAAGGATACTTGTATTTTGCGATTTCATTTTCACTACTTGTTGAAGTTTTGAATATGAAAGTCGATAAAAAAAAGAAACAATAG
- a CDS encoding SGNH/GDSL hydrolase family protein, whose product MKINLSILILGVILWSNSILAQKKNIPFNHPKIKYEGRIAFKDSAACINWSGSSISLNFKGSEISAILKDADTANYYNVILDDSVISKIQLDTVKRNYVLASGLSEGKHKIQLYKRTEWGKGQTFFYGFVTNENDKIVSPSKPKKKKLEFYGDSISCGYGNEVLNGQDSGTGHFENHYLTYGAITARHFDAQFHCIATSGIGITISWFPTIMSDTYDLTDPHDKNTKWDFDQYSPDVVVINLFQNDSWLVNMPKHEQFKNRFGSEKPKEDFIIKAYENFVKTIRAKYPKASIICALGNMDATKVGSNWPNYIVKAVENLNDKKIYTHFFEYKNTPGHPKVNEQSAMADSLIAFINQKIKW is encoded by the coding sequence ATGAAAATTAATTTATCAATACTGATTTTAGGCGTAATTCTGTGGTCCAATTCTATTTTGGCTCAAAAAAAGAACATTCCTTTCAATCATCCGAAAATTAAGTACGAGGGAAGAATCGCTTTCAAAGATAGCGCCGCCTGCATCAATTGGTCAGGCTCCTCGATCAGCCTGAATTTTAAGGGTTCTGAAATTTCCGCCATTCTGAAAGATGCGGATACCGCCAATTACTACAATGTGATTTTAGACGATTCAGTAATTTCAAAAATTCAACTTGATACGGTAAAGCGAAACTACGTTCTTGCCTCGGGTTTGAGCGAGGGAAAACACAAAATTCAACTGTACAAAAGAACCGAATGGGGAAAGGGACAAACTTTTTTTTATGGTTTTGTAACCAATGAAAATGATAAAATTGTATCTCCATCGAAGCCGAAAAAAAAGAAACTGGAGTTTTATGGTGATTCCATTAGCTGCGGATATGGCAACGAAGTTCTAAACGGACAAGACTCTGGAACCGGGCATTTCGAAAACCATTATTTAACCTATGGTGCAATTACAGCGCGACATTTCGATGCACAATTTCACTGTATCGCCACAAGTGGTATCGGAATTACGATAAGTTGGTTTCCTACAATCATGTCAGACACTTATGACTTGACAGATCCCCACGACAAAAATACGAAATGGGATTTTGACCAATACTCACCTGATGTTGTGGTAATTAATCTTTTCCAAAATGATTCCTGGCTTGTCAATATGCCCAAACATGAACAGTTTAAGAATAGATTTGGCTCCGAAAAACCTAAAGAAGATTTTATAATTAAGGCGTACGAGAACTTTGTAAAAACAATTAGAGCGAAATATCCTAAAGCCTCTATTATTTGTGCTCTAGGCAATATGGATGCCACAAAAGTAGGTTCGAACTGGCCAAATTATATTGTAAAAGCAGTCGAAAATTTGAATGACAAAAAAATATACACCCATTTTTTTGAGTATAAAAATACTCCGGGTCACCCCAAAGTCAATGAACAAAGCGCAATGGCAGATAGTTTGATTGCTTTCATAAACCAAAAAATTAAATGGTAA
- a CDS encoding DUF6095 family protein produces MSTNKELLSKGIKKLAWALPLLFIGPSVIYNAFINKENVWHYLVLGIGIAVCLGAVYLAFAGLRLLMRSLFND; encoded by the coding sequence ATGTCAACCAACAAAGAATTATTATCGAAGGGAATTAAAAAATTAGCTTGGGCTTTGCCTTTGCTTTTTATTGGACCCTCTGTGATTTACAATGCATTTATCAACAAGGAAAATGTATGGCATTATTTGGTTTTAGGAATTGGAATTGCGGTTTGTTTGGGTGCGGTGTATTTGGCTTTTGCTGGACTGAGACTATTGATGCGAAGTTTATTTAACGATTAA
- a CDS encoding DNA topoisomerase IV — MKKIIFLLPLLVLMSCYNAEHNCKDFKTGKFKFEYEVDGVKKTTFFERKDNIEIETFEGKTDSSSIRWVNDCEYILQKIHPKNMAEEKAISMKILSTSKNSYTFEFGIVGSDQKQRGTVEKLED, encoded by the coding sequence ATGAAAAAAATAATCTTCCTACTCCCACTATTGGTGTTAATGTCATGCTACAATGCTGAACACAATTGTAAAGATTTTAAAACTGGAAAATTCAAATTTGAATATGAAGTGGATGGTGTCAAAAAAACTACGTTTTTTGAACGCAAAGATAACATCGAAATTGAAACATTTGAGGGCAAAACCGACAGTTCAAGCATTCGATGGGTAAACGATTGTGAATACATTTTGCAAAAAATTCACCCAAAGAATATGGCAGAAGAAAAGGCAATTTCGATGAAAATTTTGAGCACCTCAAAAAATTCATATACTTTTGAATTCGGGATCGTAGGAAGCGACCAAAAACAGCGGGGAACTGTGGAGAAGTTGGAAGATTGA
- a CDS encoding SseB family protein has translation MSSDIESNTLENYRLLSLIDNWLETGNSGNSYENVVLELLNGNSHLFIEAVKSVGIEEGNSIGGKDSKLTFGIYEIENKKYLGAFTDLKLLEDWLKKTSRYVKLESKTLFKMADEIDVDGIVINTSYRNMFVVLRNKK, from the coding sequence ATGAGTTCAGATATCGAATCAAATACTTTGGAAAACTATAGATTATTATCGCTAATAGATAATTGGTTGGAAACTGGTAATTCTGGAAATTCATATGAAAATGTAGTTTTAGAATTATTAAATGGAAATTCACATTTATTTATTGAAGCCGTCAAAAGTGTTGGAATTGAAGAGGGTAATTCAATAGGTGGTAAAGATTCTAAATTGACTTTTGGCATTTATGAAATTGAAAATAAAAAATATCTTGGAGCATTTACCGATTTAAAATTATTAGAAGATTGGTTAAAAAAAACAAGTCGCTATGTAAAACTTGAATCAAAAACACTTTTCAAAATGGCAGATGAAATTGATGTTGATGGAATTGTCATCAATACAAGTTATAGAAATATGTTTGTTGTTTTAAGAAACAAAAAATAA
- a CDS encoding type II toxin-antitoxin system RelE/ParE family toxin, with translation MGTKIIWASDALQQLEDIHFYILFESKSIQIADKVIDKIFESTEILKTSPEIYKLDAKKEEQ, from the coding sequence ATGGGGACGAAAATAATTTGGGCTTCGGATGCATTGCAACAATTAGAAGACATTCATTTTTACATTCTTTTTGAAAGTAAATCCATTCAGATAGCTGACAAAGTGATTGACAAAATTTTTGAAAGCACTGAAATTCTAAAAACCAGTCCAGAAATCTATAAATTGGACGCTAAAAAAGAAGAGCAATGA
- a CDS encoding 3'-5' exonuclease — translation MDFLTKIKNFLFTLVGRSPQRVADEIQGDIHSTRFVVLDTETTGFDYEKDRILCIGAIVLQNYKIPIQESLEIYIQQEHYNQSTAQIHGILRASVLDRPYELEALQQLIDFLGDSIIVAHHTHFDITMINKALERNGLSKLKNKTLDTGLLYKKTLLNSPLLPRKDNYSLDDLADKFDISKKDRHTAMGDAYITAIAFLKIVNKLKDKKGFSLQQLFKY, via the coding sequence ATGGACTTTTTAACAAAAATAAAAAACTTCCTTTTCACACTTGTCGGTCGTTCTCCTCAACGCGTAGCGGATGAAATTCAAGGAGATATCCATTCGACTCGTTTTGTAGTTCTGGATACGGAAACGACTGGTTTTGATTATGAAAAAGACCGAATTTTGTGCATAGGTGCTATTGTTTTGCAAAATTATAAGATTCCAATTCAGGAAAGTTTGGAAATTTATATTCAGCAGGAACATTACAACCAATCTACGGCACAAATTCACGGAATATTACGAGCATCGGTATTGGATCGTCCTTATGAATTAGAGGCTTTACAGCAATTGATCGATTTTTTAGGCGACTCTATCATCGTGGCACATCATACCCATTTTGATATCACAATGATTAATAAGGCTTTGGAAAGAAATGGATTATCCAAATTAAAAAACAAAACGCTAGACACAGGTCTGTTATACAAAAAAACCTTATTGAACTCTCCCTTATTACCCAGAAAAGACAATTACAGCCTCGACGACCTTGCTGATAAATTTGACATTTCAAAAAAAGACAGACATACTGCAATGGGAGATGCCTATATAACGGCAATCGCGTTTTTGAAAATAGTGAACAAACTGAAAGATAAAAAAGGATTTAGCTTACAACAATTATTTAAATATTGA
- a CDS encoding ZIP family metal transporter, with protein sequence MNYLLPLFSVLLGYGIALFLKPKSKTNLKLLLAFSGSFLLSLTVIHLLPDVYESHNHNIGLFIMGGILFQIVLEFFSKGAEHGHVHGHETMSHIPWLLFTSLCIHAFLEGFPVSHHHNLAIGIAIHHLPIAVILTTFFINSSLNKKAIFAFMITFAVMTPLGTILSEYLPILNEYYIEITAVVIGILFHISSTIIFESSEGHKFNVAKVSMIIFGVMLAYFI encoded by the coding sequence ATGAATTACCTTTTACCTTTATTTTCTGTACTTCTCGGTTATGGAATCGCTTTGTTTTTGAAACCAAAAAGTAAAACGAACCTAAAATTATTGCTCGCGTTTAGCGGTTCTTTTTTATTGTCTCTAACGGTGATTCATTTGCTACCAGACGTTTACGAAAGCCATAATCATAATATTGGCCTTTTTATAATGGGAGGGATTTTGTTTCAAATTGTCTTAGAATTTTTCTCGAAAGGTGCCGAACACGGTCACGTTCACGGTCACGAAACGATGTCTCATATTCCTTGGTTGCTTTTTACCAGCCTTTGTATTCACGCTTTTTTAGAAGGATTTCCTGTGAGCCACCATCACAATTTAGCCATTGGAATCGCCATTCATCATTTGCCCATTGCTGTGATTTTAACTACTTTTTTTATCAATTCAAGTTTAAATAAAAAAGCCATTTTTGCTTTTATGATTACTTTTGCGGTTATGACGCCGTTGGGAACGATCTTGTCGGAATATTTACCGATACTAAACGAGTATTACATCGAAATAACCGCAGTGGTTATTGGAATATTATTCCATATTTCGTCGACCATTATTTTCGAAAGCAGCGAAGGTCATAAATTTAATGTTGCCAAGGTTTCGATGATTATCTTTGGTGTAATGCTAGCGTATTTTATATAA
- the murQ gene encoding N-acetylmuramic acid 6-phosphate etherase, translating to MTFTKTTEQSSKYEHLEKMSVSELLANINNEDKTVPLAVEKALPQIEPLVSEIVAKMKLGGRLFYIGAGTSGRLGILDASECPPTYGVPAELVNGIIAGGDKAIRKAVENAEDDANQAWIDLQEHNINQNDVVVGIAASGTTPYVIGGLKMCNANNIATGSISCNAGSPLSQTAKFPIEVIVGPEFVTGSSRMKAGTAQKLVLNMISTSAMIQLGKVKGNKMVDMQLSNSKLVDRGVKMIMAEIPVSYEKASELLEKYGSVRKAVDHFEK from the coding sequence ATGACCTTTACAAAAACCACCGAACAATCCTCGAAATACGAACATTTAGAAAAAATGTCGGTTTCTGAATTATTAGCTAATATCAACAACGAGGACAAAACCGTGCCTCTTGCTGTAGAAAAAGCCTTGCCGCAAATCGAACCTTTAGTTTCTGAAATCGTTGCCAAAATGAAATTGGGCGGCCGATTATTCTATATTGGAGCAGGAACTTCAGGACGTTTAGGAATCCTAGATGCCTCCGAATGCCCTCCTACTTATGGCGTTCCCGCGGAGCTCGTCAACGGAATTATTGCTGGTGGCGACAAAGCCATTCGCAAAGCCGTAGAAAATGCCGAAGACGATGCCAACCAAGCTTGGATAGATTTACAAGAACACAATATCAACCAAAATGATGTCGTAGTCGGAATTGCCGCTTCAGGGACCACACCCTATGTCATTGGCGGATTGAAAATGTGCAATGCAAATAATATCGCAACCGGAAGTATTTCGTGTAATGCAGGAAGCCCGCTTTCGCAAACGGCAAAATTTCCTATTGAAGTAATTGTTGGGCCAGAATTTGTCACCGGAAGTTCCAGAATGAAAGCTGGAACCGCGCAAAAATTGGTATTGAATATGATTTCGACCTCAGCGATGATTCAATTGGGGAAAGTGAAAGGCAACAAAATGGTCGATATGCAATTAAGTAATAGCAAATTGGTGGATCGCGGCGTAAAAATGATAATGGCAGAAATTCCTGTATCTTACGAAAAAGCTTCTGAATTATTGGAAAAATATGGTAGTGTTCGGAAAGCAGTGGATCATTTTGAAAAATAA
- a CDS encoding DUF294 nucleotidyltransferase-like domain-containing protein: MKNTISQRVADFLRNYPPFSFLKPRDLEIISQQISIIYKEKDSVIFAVNEDTHDSFYVVHKGAVTLKADQETDIMDMCDEGDIFGLRPLIANENYKMEARTYEETILYAIPIQIFKPYALENKAVGNFLIESFASNTLNPFSKSHRGKLYGEEIETDTKLLDLQEVKYSKKIISCYPTNSAKEVAKIMLDKNVGAILVVEDSLPIGIITDKDLRNKIVTGQFPITTPAAEIMTSPVITYPTKMTITQAQMAMMKSDISHLCLTLDGTANSKAVGILSKHDVMVSIGNNPAVLLRAIKRAKKFKKIKLIRVGIMQLLRGYLDQNIPMMLTSKIISELNDACTKQVIAIVLNKMDTPPPVKFSWLALGSQGRSEQLLQTDQDNALVYEDVPAPLEAQTKKYFLELATKITKGLFEIGYEYCPAEMMASNPNWCLSLSECQEKVRHWITNTGKNEVLLSFIFFDYSLVYGDRDLVNDLSDYIFEQVKANPTFYIHLVSGALQSPSPTGFFREFLLEQDGANKDFFNIKNRALMPLADAARVLILSHSIKSISNTVERFEKLAELEPQNSELYLSCASSYKILLRFRTNQGLLHNDSGQFIALETLSKAEKIKLKSTFKTIKELQEIIRVRFNTSNLL, encoded by the coding sequence ATGAAAAACACCATTTCACAAAGAGTAGCCGACTTTTTAAGAAACTATCCCCCTTTCAGTTTTTTGAAACCAAGAGATTTAGAAATAATTTCGCAACAAATTAGCATTATTTACAAAGAAAAAGACAGTGTAATCTTTGCAGTTAATGAAGATACTCACGATAGTTTTTATGTCGTACACAAAGGAGCGGTGACCCTTAAAGCGGACCAAGAAACGGACATTATGGACATGTGCGACGAAGGAGATATTTTTGGTTTAAGACCCCTTATTGCCAATGAAAATTATAAAATGGAAGCGAGAACTTATGAAGAAACCATTCTTTATGCCATTCCCATTCAGATTTTCAAACCTTATGCACTAGAAAACAAGGCGGTTGGTAATTTTCTGATTGAAAGCTTTGCATCCAATACTTTGAACCCGTTTTCTAAAAGTCATAGAGGAAAATTATACGGCGAGGAAATTGAAACTGATACAAAATTATTGGACTTGCAAGAAGTCAAATATTCTAAAAAAATAATCAGTTGTTATCCTACAAATAGTGCAAAAGAAGTCGCTAAAATTATGCTCGACAAAAATGTAGGTGCGATTCTTGTCGTCGAAGATTCGCTTCCCATTGGCATCATTACGGACAAAGATCTAAGAAACAAAATTGTTACGGGACAATTCCCTATTACCACCCCGGCAGCAGAAATAATGACGTCACCCGTTATTACTTATCCCACCAAAATGACCATTACGCAGGCACAAATGGCCATGATGAAAAGTGATATTAGTCATTTATGCCTCACCCTAGACGGAACTGCAAATTCCAAAGCAGTTGGCATATTATCTAAACATGATGTGATGGTGTCGATAGGCAACAATCCAGCCGTTTTGTTACGAGCCATAAAACGAGCTAAGAAATTCAAGAAAATCAAGCTTATTCGAGTAGGTATTATGCAATTACTTCGCGGCTATTTGGACCAAAATATTCCGATGATGCTGACCTCAAAAATAATTTCAGAATTGAATGACGCCTGTACTAAGCAGGTAATCGCCATCGTGCTGAACAAAATGGATACTCCTCCACCTGTAAAATTTTCGTGGTTAGCCTTGGGAAGTCAAGGAAGGAGTGAACAATTATTGCAAACCGACCAAGACAATGCTCTTGTTTATGAGGATGTTCCTGCCCCATTAGAAGCCCAAACTAAAAAATACTTTTTAGAATTGGCCACTAAAATCACCAAAGGACTTTTTGAAATTGGGTACGAATATTGCCCTGCCGAAATGATGGCATCCAACCCCAATTGGTGTTTAAGTCTCAGCGAATGCCAAGAAAAAGTGCGCCATTGGATTACCAATACCGGAAAAAATGAAGTGTTACTATCGTTCATTTTCTTTGATTATAGTTTAGTTTATGGCGACAGGGATTTGGTAAACGATTTGTCTGATTATATCTTCGAGCAGGTCAAAGCAAATCCAACTTTTTATATTCACCTAGTCAGTGGCGCATTGCAAAGTCCATCACCGACCGGTTTTTTTAGAGAATTTCTATTGGAGCAAGATGGAGCCAACAAAGACTTTTTCAATATAAAAAACCGTGCATTAATGCCGTTAGCCGATGCAGCGAGAGTTTTAATCCTTTCGCACTCCATAAAATCAATTAGTAATACCGTAGAACGTTTTGAAAAATTGGCCGAGCTAGAACCACAGAATAGTGAATTGTATCTATCTTGTGCATCTTCCTATAAAATTTTATTGCGTTTTAGAACCAATCAAGGCCTTTTGCATAATGACTCTGGGCAGTTTATCGCTTTGGAAACTTTATCAAAAGCTGAAAAAATAAAATTAAAGAGTACCTTTAAAACCATCAAAGAGTTACAAGAAATCATCCGAGTACGATTTAATACTTCAAACCTATTGTAA
- the nrtS gene encoding nitrate/nitrite transporter NrtS, whose protein sequence is MSQNIKNALILAVVVGTILNAINSYDLILEGNWSSRTIIKIILTYITPFCVSLYSSNKATKSFKTQIKTHPVTES, encoded by the coding sequence ATGTCACAAAACATAAAAAACGCGCTAATTTTGGCAGTTGTCGTCGGCACTATTCTAAATGCAATCAATAGTTATGATTTGATTTTGGAAGGAAATTGGAGCAGTAGAACTATAATTAAAATTATTTTGACCTACATAACTCCCTTTTGTGTTTCCCTATATTCATCGAATAAAGCAACCAAATCATTCAAAACTCAAATTAAAACCCATCCAGTTACAGAATCGTAA